From Candoia aspera isolate rCanAsp1 chromosome 4, rCanAsp1.hap2, whole genome shotgun sequence, a single genomic window includes:
- the ABCF2 gene encoding ATP-binding cassette sub-family F member 2 — protein sequence MPSDLAKKKAAKKKEAARRKEAGKARPRPGRGPDEDDGGGGGEANGRLEEPEVDAVSRALEEFELKKAAARAVTGALASHPNSTDVHVINLSLTFHGQELLSDTKLELNSGRRYGLIGLNGTGKSMLLSAIGKREVPIPEHIDIYHLTREMPPSEKTPLQCVMEVDTERAMLEREAERLAHEDAECEKLMELYERLEELDADKAEARASRILHGLGFTPIMQRKSLKDFSGGWRMRVALARALFIRPFMLLLDEPTNHLDLDACVWLEEELKTFKRILVLISHSQDFLNGVCTNIIHLHNRKLKYYTGNYDQYVKTRLELEENQMKRFHWEQDQIAHMKNYIARFGHGSAKLARQAQSKEKTLQKMMASGLTERVINDKTLSFYFPSCGKIPPPVIMVQNVSFRYSKDGHWIYNNLEFGIDLDTRVALVGPNGAGKSTLLKLLTGELLPTDGMIRKHSHVKIGRYHQHLQEQLDLDLSPLEYMLKCYPEIKEKEEMRKIIGRYGLTGKQQVSPIRNLSDGQKCRVCFAWLAWQNPHMLFLDEPTNHLDIETIDALADAINDFEGGMMLVSHDFRLIQQVAQEIWVCEKRTITKWPGDILSYKEHLKSKLVDEEHQLTKRMHNV from the exons ATGCCGTCCGACCTGGCCAAGAAGAAGGCGGCCAAGAAGAAGGAGGCGGCCCGCCGGAAGGAGGCAGGCAAGGCGCGCCCGCGGCCTGGCAGGGGCCCCGACGAGGACGACGGCGGCGGTGGGGGCGAGGCCAACGGCCGCCTCGAGGAGCCAG AGGTGGACGCCGTCTCCCGCGCCCTGGAGGAGTTCGAGCTGAAGAAGGCGGCCGCCCGGGCCGTGACCGGCGCCCTGGCCTCGCACCCCAACAGTACCGACGTCCATGTCATCAACCTCTCGCTCACCTTCCACGGGCAGGAACTGCTTAGCGACACCAAGCTGGAGCTGAACTCGGGGCGGCGCTACGGCCTCATCGGCCTCAACGGCACCG GAAAGTCCATGCTGCTGTCAGCCATTGGGAAACGCGAGGTCCCAATCCCTGAGCACATTGATATCTACCACTTAACCCGCGAGATGCCCCCCAGCGAGAAGACACCCCTCCAGTGCGTAATGGAGGTTGACACAGAGCGGGCCATGCTGGAGCGGGAAGCCGAGAGGCTGGCCCATGAGGACG CGGAATGTGAGAAGTTGATGGAGCTGTATGAGCGCCTGGAAGAGTTGGACGCAGACAAGGCAGAGGCGCGAGCCTCGCGGATCCTTCACGGGCTGGGCTTCACGCCCATCATGCAGAGGAAGAGCCTGAAGGACTTCAGCGGTGGCTGGCGGATGCGGGTGGCGCTGGCCAG GGCACTCTTCATCCGGCCCTTTATGCTGCTGCTGGATGAGCCCACAAACCACCTTGATTTGGATGCTTGCGTGTGGCTGGAGGAGGAGCTGAAAAC GTTCAAGCGCATCCTTGTGTTGATCTCGCATTCCCAGGACTTCCTGAATGGTGTCTGCACCAACATCATCCATCTGCACAACCGCAAACTCAAGTACTACACG GGCAACTACGATCAGTATGTCAAGACCCGTCTGGAGTTGGAGGAAAACCAGATGAAGCGGTTCCACTGGGAGCAGGATCAGATCGCCCACATGAAG AACTACATTGCCCGCTTTGGTCATGGCAGCGCCAAGCTAGCACGCCAGGCTCAGAGCAAAGAGAAGACTCTCCAAAAGATGATGGCCTCCGGGCTGACGGAACGGGTGATCAATGATAAG ACGCTCTCTTTCTACTTCCCGTCCTGTGGAAAGATCCCACCGCCCGTCATCATGGTGCAGAACGTGAGCTTCCGCTACAGCAAAGATGGG CACTGGATCTACAACAACCTGGAGTTCGGCATTGACCTGGACACGCGCGTGGCTCTCGTGGGGCCCAACGGGGCAGGGAAATCAACACTGCTCAAGCTCCTGACTGGAGAG CTGCTCCCTACCGATGGCATGATCCGGAAGCACTCGCACGTCAAGATTGGCCGGTACCACCAG CACCTGCAAGAACAACTGGATCTGGACCTTTCCCCACTTGAGTATATGTTGAAGTGCTACCCTGAGATcaaagagaaggaggagatgCGCAAGATCATTGGCCGCTACGGGCTGACTGGGAAGCAGCAG GTGAGCCCCATCCGGAATCTCTCAGATGGACAGAAGTGCCGTGTGTGCTTTGCGTGGCTGGCTTGGCAGAACCCCCATATGCTGTTCCTGGATGAGCCCACCAACCACTTGGACATTGAGACCATCGATGCTCTGGCTGATGCCATCAACGACTTTGAAGGTGGCATGATGCTTGTCAGCCACGATTTCCGTCTCATCCAGCAG GTGGCCCAGGAGATCTGGGTATGTGAGAAGAGGACAATCACCAAGTGGCCAGGCGATATCCTTTCTTACAAGGAGCATCTCAAGTCCAAGCTGGTGGATGAGGAACATCAACTCACCAAGAGGATGCACAACGTTTGA
- the CHPF2 gene encoding chondroitin sulfate glucuronyltransferase: MRLAALVGSLRPAWPLLLGLSLGCTLSLLRVSWGQAGGRDPCPQGPPAPGRRPSPPAGSPQGAAAAFEPRIVPYARDPSKPQRKVLRTRYIQTELGFHERLFAAVLTSKATLNTLAVAVNKTVGHHFTHLLYFTGLRNARVPHGLALVHHGDERPVWLMYETMRYIHQHFGGDFDWFFIMQDDTYAQAEQIKTLVSHLSINQDVYLGRAEEFIGGDEQTHYCHGGFGYLLSRSLLLKLSPFLDSCRNEILSVRPDEWLGRCLVDFLGISCVSQHQGQYYRSFELAKNADPEKETGEEFWGAMVVHPVAEETLMYRLHKRFSRIQLDRTYQEIQQLQVQIQNLTALLPNREAGLAWPVGINAPFVPRSRFEVLSWDYFTERHLFSCHSGAPKCELAGASKADVDDIVQAALKQLNRHYQPWLRFHKRQLLNGYRRFDPMRGMEYTLDLLLEAVTQKGHRHLLAKRVSLLRPLSKVEIIPMPYVTEATRVQLVLPVAVQEADYVSSFLDMFAVNVLDAHDNAGLSLLLIYDPYGARQATQTDAFARVKAMVAELEKRYVEVRVPWMSMKMEAPSQVKLMDTISKKHPVDTLFFLTSVWTEVSPDVLNRCRLNAISGRQVFFPAHFQEFNPVLVFQGEQPAASPGTDFPQDGRFDRHVFAEACFYNADYMSARARLAADTLGREEGLEDVEVLDLFLHHSELHLFRAAEPGLVQKYALRSCESRLSEEHYHRCVLSNLQGLASRAHLAVALFEPEQGNST, from the exons ATGCGGCTGGCCGCTCTGGTGGGCTCGCTGCGGCCCGCGTGGCCGCTGCTGCTGGGACTGTCGCTGGGCTGCACCCTCAGCCTGCTGCGCGTCTCCTGGGGGCAGGCCGGGGGCCGTGACCCCTGCCCCCAGGGCCCGCCCGCCCCGGGCCGCCGCCCCTCCCCTCCCGCCGGGAGCCCCCAGGGGGCGGCGGCTGCCTTCGAGCCACGCATCGTCCCGTACGCCCGCGACCCCAGCAAGCCGCAGCGGAAGGTGCTCCG GACGCGCTACATCCAGACCGAGTTGGGTTTTCATGAGAGGCTGTTTGCAGCTGTGCTGACCTCCAAGGCCACCCTGAACACTTTGGCGGTGGCTGTGAACAAGACAGTGGGCCACCACTTCACCCACCTGCTCTACTTCACGGGATTGCGCAATGCCAGGGTCCCACATGGTTTAGCACTAGTGCACCATGGTGACGAGCGACCCGTCTGGCTGATGTATGAGACGATGCGATACATTCACCAGCACTTTGGGGGCGACTTTGACTGGTTCTTCATCATGCAAGATGACACCTATGCCCAAGCAGAGCAAATCAAGACTCTTGTGTCCCACCTGAGCATTAACCAAGATGTCTACCTAGGCCGGGCTGAAGAGTTCATTGGAGGGGATGAGCAGACACACTACTGCCATGGAGGCTTTGGCTACCTCCTCTCCCGTAGCCTGCTGCTCAAGCTGTCCCCATTCCTGGACAGCTGTCGCAATGAAATACTCAGTGTGCGCCCTGATGAATGGCTGGGACGCTGTCTCGTAGACTTCCTTGGCATCAGCTGTGTCTCTCAGCATCAG GGACAGTATTATCGCTCTTTTGAACTAGCTAAGAATGCAGACCCAGAAAAAGAAACGGGAGAAGAGTTTTGGGGAGCAATGGTGGTGCATCCTGTGGCCGAGGAAACTCTCATGTATCGCCTGCACAAGCGGTTCAGTAGGATCCAGTTGGATCGGACCTATCAAGAGATCCAGCAGCTGCAG GTTCAGATCCAGAACCTGACCGCCCTGCTACCAAACAGGGAGGCTGGCCTGGCGTGGCCTGTGGGCATTAATGCCCCCTTTGTGCCCAGGTCCCGCTTTGAGGTGCTCAGCTGGGACTACTTCACGGAGCGGCACCTGTTCTCGTGCCACAGTGGGGCCCCCAAGTGTGAGCTGGCAGGAGCCAGTAAGGCAGATGTGGATGACATCGTCCAGGCTGCCCTCAAGCAGCTCAACCGGCACTACCAGCCGTGGCTGCGCTTCCACAAGAGGCAGCTCCTGAACGGGTACCGGCGCTTTGACCCCATGCGGGGCATGGAGTACACGTTGGATCTGCTGCTGGAGGCGGTCACTCAGAAGGGTCACCGCCATCTGCTTGCCAAGCGAGTGAGCCTCCTCCGGCCCCTGAGCAAGGTGGAGATCATCCCCATGCCCTACGTGACTGAAGCCACGCGGGTCCAGCTGGTGCTGCCGGTGGCTGTGCAGGAGGCGGACTATGTGAGCAGCTTCCTGGACATGTTTGCTGTGAACGTGTTGGATGCCCATGATAATGCTGGGCTGTCTCTACTTCTCATCTACGACCCCTACGGCGCCCGGCAGGCCACCCAGACAGACGCCTTTGCCCGGGTCAAGGCCATGGTGGCTGAGCTCGAGAAGCGCTACGTGGAGGTCCGGGTCCCCTGGATGAGCATGAAGATGGAGGCCCCCTCCCAGGTGAAACTGATGGACACCATCTCCAAGAAGCACCCCGTGGACACCCTCTTCTTCCTGACCAGTGTCTGGACGGAGGTCAGCCCGGATGTCCTCAACCGCTGCCGTTTGAACGCCATCAGTGGCCGGCAGGTCTTCTTCCCGGCACACTTCCAGGAGTTCAATCCAGTGCTGGTCTTCCAGGGTGAGCAGCCGGCCGCTTCTCCTGGCACAGACTTTCCGCAGGACGGGCGCTTTGACCGGCACGTCTTTGCCGAGGCCTGCTTCTACAACGCAGACTACATGTCTGCCCGTGCTAGGTTGGCAGCGGACACCCTGGGCCGGGAGGAGGGCCTGGAAGACGTGGAGGTCTTGGACCTTTTTCTGCACCACTCTGAGCTGCACCTTTTCCGAGCGGCAGAGCCGGGGCTGGTTCAGAAGTATGCGCTGAGAAGCTGCGAGTCCCGCCTGAGTGAGGAGCACTACCACCGCTGCGTCCTCAGCAACCTGCAGGGGCTGGCCTCCCGTGCCCATCTGGCCGTGGCACTCTTTGAGCCAGAACAAGGCAATAGCACCTAG